The DNA sequence cGGTTTCTCAGGCGTGGTAAACTGTAGCTACGATTACGCTTGGCTAAGTGTTGCATTACGCTGATTCTTTTTGTCGCTGAGTTAACGTTTGTCGAAGATTAATGCtgtatattttgtaataaaatgacgaaattaaatttttttctaattttttgtaactttagatAAAAAACTTTAGAAGGCCAATTTCTTTTACAGTTTCATTCTCTAACTATACTTTAGAATGAGAAGAATGATCAAAGAAAAAGTTTATATCTGTTgacattatttctttaattaaacagtatattaaaaaacattttttgtgcatttgTATCTGTAAATGCAACCATGGTACATTTATTTTACTGCTTTTCttacaaaaccaatatttacatatttttgttttaataaacccCGATTCGGGATAGTAATATACGCCCAACGTAATTTACGCCCAACTTTACCTCACCAAGGGAGAAAGGCTGGCTATCAAAACAAGGTATTTAAAATGTATCACTGAGAGaaaacaagcttttaaaattgaatatcTATGCTTTCTGCTTCATGCTTAATGCATATAAAATGCgtcaaaagtttcatttaaataaatttaatagctTAACTTTAGGCcggtttctaaaaaaagtttcattttgaaCCCATTTTCCCCCACCTAACCCTAAATAACTAAATGGTTTTTGTTTTCATGCAGCTCGTTGCCTATGAGCTCCACAAAAGCTTCAGAAGCAATAAGAGAAAGTCCTTCGGAACTAATAGAAGAAGAACGACTCTCGAAAGAAACGTTAATTGTTGAAACTCCAGCTGATTTAGTAGCCAACAGTCCACCACCAAGACCAGCAAGTCAGCCAGAAAGGGAGAACAAAGACATGAAACTTCCAGTGCCAACTACAACGACTCAAGGTAAGGACAATACTAACGTTTTGGAATCTCTACTTGAAAGAGTTGATGTGATTTCCAGCATGGATCATCGTGAATTTGAGGAATCCTCTAACAGCCAGACGATTAATCCAAAAGATGATGATGGACAAACACCCATATTGAACAGTAACAACAAAAACAGATACGAGGAAaagacttttgatgaaaataccGATAAGGTGCGAAAGGGTTCTAATGACTCTACAGAtgacataaacaatgaaaaagaagtaGGCATGATTAAGGATATGGAAAAGAAACTACGTGAGACATCGGAGCtatatttcgaaaattttcacagCAAAATAGGAGATGAAGATGTCATAGTGGATCCTATCAAACTTCTGGAAGGAGAAGGCGATTCCTTGAAAAATGAAGAGGAAAATGGGAGGGATCACTATGACGAGGGCTTCCACAGCGGTGAGCTGGTTGCGTCTGAGGAAGACAGCAACAGCATTGAAACTCTGGGCAGTTCTGGAGTCAAAGACAAAGAAGATGCCGAGAAAGCTATCCGAGCTCCAACTCCAATGCCTAGAAGCAACAGTTTCTACAAGCCCGTTAATATGGATCCCGAAAGTAAGAGTTTTAAACGATTGGTTTAGACAACAGCATGATGTTTGCTTCCTAGAAGAATGGAAATGCCTTTTTTTCCTCAAGTATAGATTAGATATCTTTTTGATGCATGAGTAAattagaattttcaaatcagCATTTGTTGAAAGTAATGGAATGGTGCTTTTAAATAGTGTTCAGAAGCATGCTGGAAAATGTGAACTgatattttatgatatttatttttattataaattttttattgtttatgcaGAAAAAAACTGCTGTTTAGATGCATGAAGGTCAGAGCGATTTTGTGAATGATgatattatgtttttaatattcGAAGTACGAGTAAGATATAATCGTTAAGAGTAAGTAGTAAAATGCTCGACAGTTAAAGAAGCGATAAGCagcaaataagaaaataaataataaggtaTTCCCCCGCTATTTTCTATGTGCTTTAAAATATACCTAGGAAGATTAATTTATGCTTAAATTTAGCAGTAAGGTAGTGGTTAAGAACGGAAACATAATTTTTGGAAAAGTATAAATGACTTTGCTATTTATGCATTTCTCTACACATTCCCTTTCAACATGTCACTGAGCTTTTCTATGTGCGGAAAGTCCGGTTAAAAACGAACTTCATGATACGCGAACTATTTCATTTGCATGTTGAATTTTGAATCAGCTTAACTAaaaattcaactaaaaaaaaaagaacataaattcaagaagcattactttgACGCGAATGTACATGAGTACTCGCCCCCATTATTTTCAAACTCCATTTTCTTTAGATTaggtaaaattaaattccaaCTAGTACAAAATTGTAATGTCTGTGTGTGCTTGTGGTCTGTTGcatgaatttaaagtttttaataaagCATGATATATcagaattttcaattatttctaaGTCCCAACACAATAGTAGATCTATTTTAAAAGTTGTCTTTTGTATGTTAAAC is a window from the Uloborus diversus isolate 005 chromosome 6, Udiv.v.3.1, whole genome shotgun sequence genome containing:
- the LOC129224842 gene encoding serine/arginine-rich splicing factor 11-like, giving the protein MGESSDNFRTTDIWRRPQTEELVDVHVYVVPSDKWIEQRKLAKRDIIDQAISSGFVRVLPSTTLLELRSEINEQLGTENVPETYVFLRNVGRNFTQVKSKQELELKIKSFLPPYAEEPEVYVKEGSYTLIRSASVGADLARSCLSSQQNTANSSEDTRCSCVDAGSTTSSIGTNSSSAAGVKKSLSLDRRGVRTSMASIRAAAQRQHTPKRHSRPRNTRPPTPRVTEKLFIKSNKVSSLPMSSTKASEAIRESPSELIEEERLSKETLIVETPADLVANSPPPRPASQPERENKDMKLPVPTTTTQGKDNTNVLESLLERVDVISSMDHREFEESSNSQTINPKDDDGQTPILNSNNKNRYEEKTFDENTDKVRKGSNDSTDDINNEKEVGMIKDMEKKLRETSELYFENFHSKIGDEDVIVDPIKLLEGEGDSLKNEEENGRDHYDEGFHSGELVASEEDSNSIETLGSSGVKDKEDAEKAIRAPTPMPRSNSFYKPVNMDPESKSFKRLV